Proteins encoded together in one Ferroglobus placidus DSM 10642 window:
- the hemB gene encoding porphobilinogen synthase, giving the protein MRRLRKDKIRPLLKETKLSAEDLIMPIFVDENISSPKEIPSMPGYFRLPIDGAVKEVGEALEKGIRAFIFFGIPSYKDEIGSSAFDDNGVIQKTLRKVKKDYEDAVLITDVCLCEYTTHGHCGVVKDKVILNDPTLPILGKIAVSHAKAGADIVAPSGMMDGMVKAIREALDENGFEDVAIMSYSAKYASSFYGPFREAAESGYAFGDRKSYQMDIHNSDEALREVELDLKEGADIVMVKPALAYLDIIWRVKEKFKVPVAAYNVSGEYSMVKAAAKLGFLKEEDIVYEILVSIKRAGADLILTYHAKEIAEVL; this is encoded by the coding sequence ATGAGGAGGTTGAGAAAAGACAAAATCCGTCCTCTTCTGAAAGAAACGAAATTGTCTGCTGAAGATCTTATAATGCCCATCTTCGTCGACGAAAACATCTCTTCTCCCAAGGAAATTCCCTCCATGCCAGGCTACTTCAGACTTCCCATTGACGGAGCCGTGAAGGAAGTCGGGGAAGCTCTCGAGAAGGGAATCAGAGCTTTCATATTTTTCGGAATTCCCTCCTACAAAGACGAAATCGGCTCTTCAGCCTTCGACGATAACGGAGTTATACAGAAGACGTTGAGAAAAGTGAAGAAGGATTATGAAGATGCTGTTTTAATAACGGACGTTTGCTTGTGCGAGTACACGACTCATGGACATTGCGGAGTTGTAAAGGACAAGGTAATTTTGAACGACCCAACTCTGCCGATTCTCGGAAAGATAGCTGTGAGCCACGCTAAAGCTGGAGCTGACATAGTTGCTCCCTCCGGAATGATGGACGGGATGGTCAAGGCTATAAGAGAAGCTTTGGACGAAAACGGATTTGAGGATGTTGCCATAATGAGTTACTCCGCTAAATACGCCTCTTCGTTCTACGGACCTTTTAGAGAAGCTGCTGAAAGTGGATACGCTTTCGGAGACAGGAAAAGCTATCAGATGGACATTCACAACTCCGACGAGGCTTTGAGGGAAGTGGAGCTCGACTTAAAGGAAGGAGCCGACATAGTGATGGTCAAACCAGCTTTGGCTTACCTCGACATAATTTGGAGAGTAAAAGAAAAATTCAAAGTTCCCGTGGCAGCTTACAACGTCAGCGGGGAGTATTCAATGGTTAAAGCTGCAGCAAAACTTGGTTTTTTGAAGGAA
- the hemA gene encoding glutamyl-tRNA reductase, with amino-acid sequence MEIASLVISHKKASIDEIQKAWHGDYRSLIERVLKYPGIEECVILMTCNRVEVYVVGNYTEKTLLKFAKEMGVPERIIEIHKNEKCMEHILRVASGLESMMVGEDQILGQVKDFYNLGKQHGGIGEILDLIFSKAIQVGKRVRRETRINKGAISIGSAAVELAERVLKSLKGKKALVVGAGKMAELVARSLAHKNLEKIYIANRTFQRGEKLAEKVGGIAIPLDKLERYMVEVDVVFTATASQKPIITKEIAEKVMEVRKDELVIVDIALPRNVEKDVGSVEGIRLFTIDDLREISEENLKRRLKEAEKAEKIVEEELENLKNKLKELRSRKALRLMYSRCEDVKKEEIIEFYNKLKAKYNVDESVLPIIEDFLNSFMKKYLRLPTVRLKEAAINGKPEVIEAVEFLFGGEDFGVSKAENEEVEKRQNPSSSERNEIVC; translated from the coding sequence ATGGAAATCGCAAGCTTAGTTATCTCTCATAAAAAAGCTTCGATAGATGAAATTCAGAAGGCTTGGCACGGTGATTATAGAAGCTTAATTGAAAGGGTTTTAAAATATCCCGGAATTGAGGAATGCGTCATTTTAATGACTTGTAACCGCGTTGAGGTTTACGTTGTCGGAAACTACACAGAAAAAACGCTTTTAAAATTTGCGAAGGAAATGGGCGTTCCAGAAAGGATAATCGAAATCCATAAAAACGAAAAATGCATGGAGCACATTCTCAGAGTCGCTTCCGGATTGGAATCGATGATGGTTGGAGAAGATCAAATTCTCGGACAGGTAAAAGACTTTTACAATTTGGGGAAGCAGCACGGTGGAATTGGAGAAATCTTGGACTTAATTTTCTCCAAAGCCATACAAGTTGGTAAGAGAGTTAGAAGGGAGACGAGAATAAATAAGGGAGCGATTTCTATAGGCAGTGCAGCTGTGGAGCTCGCTGAAAGGGTGTTGAAGAGCTTAAAAGGTAAAAAAGCACTTGTAGTTGGAGCGGGAAAAATGGCTGAGCTCGTCGCAAGATCTTTAGCTCATAAAAACCTTGAGAAAATTTACATAGCTAACAGAACTTTCCAGCGAGGAGAGAAGCTTGCCGAAAAGGTTGGAGGAATCGCAATTCCCCTCGACAAACTTGAAAGGTACATGGTTGAGGTAGATGTTGTTTTCACAGCCACAGCCTCCCAAAAACCGATAATAACGAAGGAAATTGCCGAGAAGGTAATGGAAGTTAGAAAGGACGAATTAGTTATCGTAGACATAGCTCTGCCGAGGAATGTTGAAAAAGACGTGGGAAGTGTAGAAGGAATTAGGCTTTTCACGATAGACGATTTGAGAGAAATAAGCGAAGAAAACTTAAAAAGAAGGCTTAAAGAGGCTGAAAAAGCAGAAAAAATCGTTGAGGAAGAATTGGAAAACCTGAAGAACAAGCTTAAGGAGTTAAGGTCGAGAAAGGCTTTGAGGCTGATGTATTCGAGATGCGAGGATGTGAAGAAGGAGGAAATTATTGAGTTTTACAACAAGCTTAAAGCGAAGTACAACGTTGACGAGTCGGTTTTGCCGATAATAGAAGATTTTCTGAATTCTTTCATGAAAAAATATCTGAGGTTGCCTACAGTTAGACTGAAAGAGGCTGCTATAAACGGTAAGCCGGAAGTTATCGAGGCTGTGGAGTTTTTGTTCGGAGGTGAAGACTTTGGAGTTTCCAAAGCTGAGAATGAGGAGGTTGAGAAAAGACAAAATCCGTCCTCTTCTGAAAGAAACGAAATTGTCTGCTGA
- a CDS encoding DUF5350 domain-containing protein codes for MGKTGTTQWIKIRGRKGQTRLVPSKYQYYKKPGPNQKYTSDGKRRRRIKRSPKSIVGAKT; via the coding sequence ATGGGTAAGACCGGAACGACTCAGTGGATCAAGATAAGAGGAAGAAAAGGTCAGACGAGGCTTGTTCCGTCGAAATATCAGTATTACAAGAAGCCCGGGCCTAATCAGAAGTACACCTCCGACGGAAAAAGAAGGAGAAGGATAAAGAGGTCGCCGAAAAGCATAGTTGGAGCGAAAACTTAA